Proteins encoded by one window of Moorella humiferrea:
- the jag gene encoding RNA-binding cell elongation regulator Jag/EloR, translating into MKEIEATGKTVDEAIEAALKSLGARRDEVEIYVLEEGSKGFLGLLGSRQARVKVVLPDKPEDVITDFLTRVLKAMNVEAGIEIRQREGYYFVSFHGKDLGLLIGRRGDNLDALQFLCNLAVNKVLKNKIKIILDAEGYRKRREQTLINLARRLSARVKATGKRIVLEPMNPQERRVIHTALQNDSEILTFSEGQEPNRKIVIALRQ; encoded by the coding sequence ATGAAGGAGATCGAAGCAACCGGCAAGACTGTGGACGAAGCCATAGAAGCGGCGCTGAAAAGCCTGGGGGCCAGGAGGGATGAGGTAGAGATTTACGTTCTGGAGGAAGGAAGTAAGGGCTTTTTAGGTCTACTGGGTTCGCGCCAGGCCAGAGTTAAAGTGGTGCTGCCTGATAAACCGGAAGATGTAATTACTGATTTTTTAACGCGAGTCTTAAAGGCCATGAATGTAGAAGCCGGTATCGAAATTCGACAGAGGGAAGGATATTACTTTGTCAGTTTCCATGGCAAAGATTTAGGCCTTTTAATCGGACGGCGGGGGGACAACCTCGATGCCCTGCAGTTTTTATGCAATTTGGCCGTAAATAAAGTATTAAAGAACAAGATAAAAATAATCCTTGATGCCGAAGGATACCGCAAGCGTCGCGAACAGACGTTGATAAACCTGGCACGCCGTCTGTCGGCAAGGGTAAAGGCAACGGGAAAACGGATCGTCTTGGAACCTATGAATCCCCAGGAACGACGGGTCATCCATACTGCCCTACAGAATGACAGTGAAATTTTAACCTTTAGTGAAGGGCAGGAACCGAACCGCAAAATCGTGATTGCCTTGCGTCAATAG
- a CDS encoding YidC/Oxa1 family membrane protein insertase gives MSALVNFLSQSIQFLYNITKNIGIPNYGLAIILFTILVKVILYPLTYKQLRSMKKMQELQPKIQELQKKYKNNPQKAQQAMMELYQKEGVNPLGGCLPLLVQMPILFALFSALRVFFDPVHHPPYVELAHADFLWIKNLGQPDPIILPVLVALGTYFQQKISMVGTSQDQTQKTMLIVMPLLIGWMSRNFSAGLSLYWVTFSLMGILEQWFIRRQPRLVKEEISSK, from the coding sequence TTGAGCGCTTTAGTTAATTTCCTTTCACAATCAATACAATTTTTATATAATATAACTAAAAATATAGGTATACCAAACTATGGCCTGGCCATAATTTTATTCACCATTCTCGTCAAGGTGATTCTTTATCCCTTAACTTACAAACAGCTCCGTTCCATGAAAAAGATGCAGGAGCTACAGCCGAAAATCCAGGAACTGCAGAAAAAATATAAAAACAATCCCCAAAAGGCCCAGCAGGCCATGATGGAATTGTATCAAAAGGAAGGGGTCAATCCCCTGGGCGGCTGTCTGCCCCTTTTGGTACAAATGCCCATTCTTTTTGCTCTTTTTAGCGCTTTGCGTGTTTTTTTCGATCCCGTACATCATCCGCCCTATGTTGAACTAGCCCATGCCGACTTTTTATGGATTAAAAATTTAGGCCAACCCGATCCCATTATACTGCCTGTTTTAGTTGCTTTAGGGACGTATTTTCAACAAAAAATCAGCATGGTGGGTACCAGCCAGGATCAAACACAGAAAACAATGCTTATAGTAATGCCTCTGCTGATCGGCTGGATGAGTCGCAACTTTTCAGCGGGCCTTTCCCTTTATTGGGTCACCTTTAGTTTAATGGGTATCTTGGAGCAGTGGTTTATACGTCGGCAACCTCGGCTGGTGAAGGAGGAAATCAGCTCCAAATGA